The Cynocephalus volans isolate mCynVol1 chromosome 2, mCynVol1.pri, whole genome shotgun sequence genome window below encodes:
- the RFC5 gene encoding replication factor C subunit 5, giving the protein METSAVKQQQQPAAAKIRNLPWVEKYRPQTLNDLISHQDILSTIQKFISEDRLPHLLLYGPPGTGKTSTILACAKQLYKDKEFGSMVLELNASDDRGIDIVRGPILSFASTRTIFKKGFKLVILDEADAMTQDAQNALRRVIEKFTENTRFCLICNYLSKIIPALQSRCTRFRFGPLTPELMVPRLEHVVEEEKVDISEDGMKALVTLSSGDMRRALNILQSTNMAFGKVTEETVYTCTGHPLKSDIANILDWMLNQDFTTAYRNIMELKTLKGLALHDILTEVHLFVHRVDFPSSVRIHLLTKMADIEYRLSVGTSEKIQLSSLIAAFQVTRDLIVAEA; this is encoded by the exons ATGGAGACCTCAGCGgtcaaacagcagcagcagcccgcAGCGGCCAAGATCAGGAACCTGCCCTG GGTTGAAAAATACCGGCCACAGACACTGAATGATCTCATTTCTCATCAGGACATTCTGAGTACCA TTCAGAAATTTATTAGTGAGGACCGACTGCCACACCTGCTTCTCTATGGCCCTCCAGGGACAGGAAAGACATCTACCATCCTAGCCTGTGCTAAACAGCTGTACAAAGATAAAGAATTTGGCTCCATGGTCTTAGAG CTGAATGCTTCAGACGACCGAGGAATAGATATCGTTCGGGGACCAATCCTGAGCTTTGCTAGCACAAGGACAATATTTAA gaAAGGCTTTAAACTAGTGATCTTGGATGAAGCTGATGCCATGACCCAAGATGCCCAGAACGCCTTGAGAAGAG TAATTGAGAAATTCACTGAAAATACCAGATTTTGCCTCATCTGTAACTATCTGTCCAAGATCATCCCCGCCTTGCAGTCCCGGTGTACGAGGTTCCGATTTGGTCCACTGACGCCTGAACTCATGGTTCCCCGGCTGGAACATGTCGTAGAGGAAGAGAA AGTAGATATAAGTGAAGATGGAATGAAAGCACTTGTAACTCTTTCCAGTGGAGATATGCGAAGGGCTCTGAACATTCTGCAG AGCACCAATATGGCCTTTGGAAAGGTGACAGAGGAGACTGTCTACACCTGCACAGGGCACCCGCTCAAGTCAGACATCGCCAACATTCTGGACTGGATGTTGAATCAAGACTTCACTACAGCCTACAGGA ATATTATGGAGTTGAAAACTCTGAAGGGGTTGGCATTGCACGACATCCTGACGGAGGTCCACCTGTTTGTGCACAGAG TTGACTTTCCATCTTCAGTTCGAATACATTTATTGACCAAAATGGCAGACATTGA gTACAGACTTTCTGTCGGCACCAGTGAGAAGATTCAGCTGAGTTCTCTCATTGCTGCTTTTCAAGTCACCAGAGACCTGATTGTCGCAGAGGCCTAG